The following coding sequences are from one Streptomyces sp. NBC_01485 window:
- a CDS encoding LysR family transcriptional regulator — MSLRQYEYALAVAEKGSVTAAAELLHVAQPSVSQQIRGLERELGVKLFARTPTGLVPTVVGRAFLREAEVAVSASRRARATARAGADELVGELVVAVQMGFGTRQLPGALGALRRRFPRLEVTVFEEPSSAELERLCRRGVLDLALMAACERSPAAAHHLGDEEFVVVLGTGHRQLTADRVELRELEGEPWVRFDRDSALDGVLLNVLRDNDLTPTTAARASQTATAVRWAAHGLGVTLVPASAVPHGHEHLVRPVFPVVSQPVIAVLRPGAGPAETALLDLLRQETWSNSAPFSRR, encoded by the coding sequence ATGAGCCTTCGTCAGTACGAGTACGCCCTGGCCGTTGCCGAGAAGGGCTCGGTGACGGCGGCGGCGGAGCTGCTGCACGTCGCTCAACCGTCGGTGTCCCAGCAGATCCGCGGCCTGGAGCGCGAACTCGGCGTGAAACTGTTCGCCCGCACGCCGACCGGACTGGTGCCCACCGTGGTCGGCCGCGCGTTCCTGCGGGAGGCGGAGGTCGCGGTGAGCGCGTCGCGGCGGGCGAGGGCGACGGCGCGTGCCGGTGCCGACGAGCTGGTGGGCGAGCTGGTGGTCGCGGTGCAGATGGGCTTCGGCACGCGGCAGTTGCCGGGCGCGCTGGGCGCACTGCGCCGCCGCTTCCCGCGGCTGGAGGTCACCGTATTCGAGGAGCCGAGCTCCGCCGAGCTGGAGCGGCTGTGCCGCCGGGGCGTGCTGGACCTCGCGCTGATGGCGGCGTGCGAGCGGAGTCCCGCCGCCGCACACCACCTCGGCGACGAGGAGTTCGTCGTGGTGCTGGGCACCGGGCACCGGCAACTCACTGCGGACCGGGTCGAGTTGCGCGAACTGGAGGGGGAGCCGTGGGTGAGGTTCGACCGTGACAGCGCGCTCGACGGAGTGCTGCTCAACGTGCTGCGGGACAACGACCTGACCCCGACCACGGCCGCCCGCGCGTCCCAGACGGCGACGGCCGTGCGCTGGGCCGCCCACGGGCTGGGGGTGACCCTCGTCCCGGCCTCCGCGGTGCCCCACGGTCACGAGCACCTCGTCCGCCCGGTGTTCCCGGTCGTGTCCCAGCCCGTCATCGCCGTGCTCCGGCCCGGCGCGGGCCCGGCGGAGACGGCCCTGCTCGACCTCCTGCGCCAGGAGACCTGGTCCAATTCCGCTCCCTTCTCGCGGCGTTAA
- a CDS encoding NAD(P)/FAD-dependent oxidoreductase yields the protein MSGVTPGVVNGGISFWYADDGLPAVREPLAGAASADVVIVGGGYTGLWTAYYLKKAAPGLAVTVLEQRFCGYGASGRNGGWLYNGIAGRDRYAALHGHEAAVRLQRAMNETVDEIVRAAEAEGIDADVHRGGVLEVARTPAQLSRLKDFHAHELSYGEQDRELYGARETAERVRVAGAVGSSWTPHGARVHPAKLVKGLAAAVEALGVTIHESTPVTEIAAGRAVTPYGTVRAPYVLRCTEGFTAALKGEKRTWLPMNSSMIATEPLTEEQWAAVGWQGREALGDMAHAYMYAQRTADGRIALGGRGVPYRFGSRTDNDGRTRPETIRALREILVAFFPALAGVRVEHAWSGVLGVPRDWCATVTLDRATGLGWAGGYVGSGVATANLAARTLRDLVRLDSGQGAPTDLTTLPWVGHKVRAWEPEPLRWLGVRAMYAAYRTADRRETERHAAGSSRLARIADRVAGR from the coding sequence ATGAGCGGTGTGACGCCCGGCGTCGTGAACGGCGGTATCTCCTTCTGGTACGCGGACGACGGCCTCCCGGCGGTGCGGGAGCCGCTCGCCGGTGCCGCGTCCGCCGACGTCGTGATCGTCGGCGGCGGATACACCGGCCTGTGGACGGCGTACTACCTGAAGAAGGCGGCCCCCGGCCTCGCCGTCACCGTCCTGGAGCAGCGGTTCTGCGGCTACGGCGCCTCCGGGCGCAACGGCGGCTGGCTGTACAACGGCATCGCCGGCCGCGACCGGTACGCCGCCCTGCACGGCCACGAGGCCGCCGTACGGCTCCAGCGGGCGATGAACGAGACGGTGGACGAAATCGTCCGGGCGGCGGAGGCGGAGGGCATCGACGCCGACGTCCACCGGGGCGGAGTCCTGGAGGTCGCCCGGACCCCCGCGCAACTGTCCCGCCTGAAGGACTTCCACGCGCACGAACTGTCGTACGGAGAGCAGGACCGCGAGCTGTACGGCGCCCGCGAGACCGCCGAGCGGGTGCGGGTCGCGGGCGCCGTCGGGTCGAGCTGGACCCCGCACGGCGCGCGCGTGCACCCGGCGAAACTGGTGAAGGGGCTGGCGGCGGCCGTCGAGGCGCTGGGGGTGACGATCCACGAGTCGACCCCGGTGACGGAGATCGCCGCCGGGCGCGCCGTGACGCCGTACGGGACCGTACGCGCGCCCTACGTGCTGCGCTGCACGGAGGGTTTCACGGCCGCGCTGAAGGGCGAGAAGCGGACCTGGCTGCCCATGAACTCCTCGATGATCGCCACCGAACCGCTCACGGAGGAACAGTGGGCGGCCGTCGGCTGGCAGGGGCGCGAGGCGCTCGGCGACATGGCGCACGCCTACATGTACGCCCAGCGCACGGCCGACGGCCGCATCGCGCTCGGCGGACGCGGAGTCCCGTACCGCTTCGGCTCCCGCACGGACAACGACGGCCGGACCCGGCCCGAGACGATCCGCGCGCTGCGCGAGATCCTCGTCGCCTTCTTCCCGGCGCTGGCCGGGGTGCGCGTGGAACACGCCTGGTCAGGGGTGCTGGGCGTGCCGCGCGACTGGTGCGCGACGGTCACCCTGGACCGGGCCACCGGCCTCGGCTGGGCAGGCGGCTACGTCGGCTCGGGCGTCGCCACGGCCAACCTCGCGGCCCGCACCCTGCGCGACCTGGTCCGACTCGACTCCGGCCAGGGCGCGCCCACCGACCTGACCACCCTCCCCTGGGTCGGCCACAAGGTCCGCGCCTGGGAACCGGAACCGCTGCGCTGGCTGGGCGTGCGGGCCATGTACGCCGCCTACCGCACGGCGGACCGCCGCGAGACGGAGCGGCACGCGGCCGGCTCGTCCCGGCTGGCACGGATCGCGGACCGGGTGGCGGGGCGGTAG
- a CDS encoding rhomboid-like protein: MSITSRTILGRVKRLRGRSGIRRAVWAYVRGAPGTYVWLAILFFTTVALHHMSPDFEQEFLRQRSTNIRELSRHPVRVLVASAMWIDGGHWLPYVALYSVFHAQSERWLGTARWLAVCAAAHVLATLISQGVLAWAIRDGLAPQSSVNTLDVGVSYALAGVVGVLVYRIPSPWRYAYLVVVLVVYTLPLTTAPTFTDVGHFVSLLIGLACYPLAGGRARTRDPERTAVAPPG; the protein is encoded by the coding sequence ATGTCGATCACCTCCCGGACGATACTGGGCCGCGTGAAACGCCTCAGGGGAAGGTCCGGGATCCGGCGGGCGGTGTGGGCGTACGTCCGCGGCGCGCCCGGCACCTACGTGTGGCTGGCGATCCTGTTCTTCACCACGGTCGCCCTGCACCACATGTCCCCGGACTTCGAACAGGAGTTCCTGCGGCAGCGGTCCACCAACATCCGTGAGCTGTCCCGGCACCCGGTGCGGGTGCTCGTCGCGAGCGCGATGTGGATCGACGGCGGCCACTGGCTGCCGTACGTGGCGCTGTACTCCGTCTTCCACGCCCAGTCGGAACGATGGCTCGGGACCGCCCGCTGGCTGGCGGTGTGCGCCGCCGCGCACGTGCTCGCGACGCTGATCAGCCAGGGCGTGCTGGCGTGGGCGATCCGGGACGGGCTCGCGCCACAGTCGTCGGTCAACACCCTTGACGTGGGCGTGAGTTACGCGCTGGCAGGGGTCGTGGGGGTGCTCGTGTACCGCATCCCCTCCCCGTGGCGGTACGCGTATCTCGTGGTCGTCCTCGTCGTCTACACCCTCCCGCTGACCACCGCTCCGACCTTCACCGACGTCGGCCACTTCGTCTCCCTGCTCATCGGCCTGGCCTGCTACCCGCTGGCCGGAGGGCGCGCGAGAACACGGGATCCGGAGCGGACAGCGGTCGCGCCGCCGGGTTAA
- a CDS encoding ferritin-like domain-containing protein, which produces MTDPKRIVSLDELKAALQLAIGLELSTIPVYLTGLYSIKEGTNTEAVQTIRSVVMEEMLHMTLAANVLNALKAVPSPEPVTFRGKQISPIPVYPLDSPLIAGIGTLKLRPLSPQAVAGYVDIEHPLHGAAKISEIPMGSCVYATIGEFYEAVLTALADPAVCPDSAFEHRNQVPASQYYGGAGYVIEVKDRDTARKAIQKIIDEGEGLDPAKLGKTAKTVTDDDKLRNGWQMYSHYVRFRELQSGRRFRSTQLANQEPEGALVLVDYDAVHPARHVAINGDTVGGPEGAALSEFDLAYTRLVDDLYLAFSGQKKKVPDKLEDKGVALRPALPIAVHGMYGLKNMAVALMRTPSPAHPGQTLCPRFFYASTQDARDKLREGIDHMREQSR; this is translated from the coding sequence TCTACTCCATCAAGGAGGGCACCAACACCGAGGCGGTGCAGACGATCCGCAGCGTGGTCATGGAGGAGATGCTCCACATGACCCTCGCGGCGAACGTCCTCAACGCGCTCAAGGCGGTGCCGAGCCCCGAGCCCGTCACCTTCCGGGGCAAGCAGATCAGCCCGATCCCGGTCTACCCGCTCGACAGCCCGCTGATCGCCGGCATCGGCACGCTCAAGCTGCGCCCGCTCTCCCCGCAGGCCGTGGCCGGGTACGTCGACATCGAGCACCCGCTGCACGGCGCGGCCAAGATCTCCGAGATCCCCATGGGCTCGTGCGTCTACGCCACCATCGGCGAGTTCTACGAGGCGGTCCTCACCGCCCTGGCCGACCCGGCCGTCTGCCCGGACTCGGCCTTCGAGCACCGCAACCAGGTGCCGGCCAGCCAGTACTACGGCGGCGCCGGGTACGTGATCGAGGTGAAGGACCGCGACACCGCCCGGAAGGCGATCCAGAAGATCATCGACGAGGGCGAGGGCCTGGACCCGGCGAAGCTGGGGAAGACGGCCAAGACCGTCACCGACGACGACAAGCTGCGCAACGGCTGGCAGATGTACTCCCACTACGTCCGCTTCCGCGAACTCCAGTCGGGCCGCCGTTTCCGCAGTACCCAACTGGCCAACCAGGAGCCCGAGGGCGCGTTGGTGCTGGTCGACTACGACGCCGTCCACCCGGCGCGGCACGTCGCGATCAACGGCGACACCGTGGGCGGCCCCGAGGGCGCCGCGCTCAGCGAGTTCGACCTCGCCTACACACGGCTCGTCGACGACCTCTACCTGGCCTTCTCGGGGCAGAAGAAGAAGGTCCCGGACAAGCTCGAGGACAAGGGCGTCGCCCTCAGGCCCGCACTGCCGATCGCCGTCCACGGCATGTACGGGCTGAAGAACATGGCCGTCGCGCTGATGCGCACCCCGAGCCCGGCCCACCCGGGCCAGACACTGTGCCCCCGGTTCTTCTACGCGTCGACGCAGGACGCCCGGGACAAGCTGCGGGAAGGCATCGACCACATGAGGGAGCAGAGCCGGTGA
- a CDS encoding SDR family oxidoreductase — MTTIENGSGTRELVGKRALVTGGSRGIGAAVVRQLLDAGAEVLTTARSATSTVPEGAAFVAADVRTRAGAEALAAAAQEVLGGVDVLVHNAGGARPYESTTAIPDEEWQDQLDLNYLASVRLDSLLVPGMRERRSGVIVHVSSAAVPATPPPFLHYTAAKAALENYSRGLASELAPFGIRVNTVTPGRVATPGGELTREQWARLDPSQGQNNTTVPLGRIGQPDDIAHAVLFLMSDRASWLTGSNLVVDGGEFPRG, encoded by the coding sequence ATGACCACGATCGAGAACGGATCGGGAACGCGGGAACTCGTGGGAAAGCGGGCCCTGGTCACGGGTGGTTCTCGTGGAATCGGAGCGGCAGTCGTGCGCCAGCTCCTGGACGCGGGCGCCGAGGTGCTCACGACCGCCAGGTCGGCGACGAGTACGGTGCCGGAGGGGGCGGCCTTCGTGGCGGCCGACGTGCGGACACGGGCTGGAGCGGAGGCGCTCGCCGCGGCGGCGCAGGAGGTGCTCGGCGGGGTGGACGTCCTGGTCCACAACGCGGGCGGGGCGCGACCGTACGAGAGCACTACCGCCATCCCCGACGAGGAGTGGCAGGACCAGCTCGACCTGAACTACCTGGCCTCGGTGCGGCTGGACTCGCTGCTGGTACCGGGGATGCGGGAACGGCGTTCGGGGGTGATCGTGCACGTCTCCTCGGCCGCGGTTCCCGCCACGCCACCACCGTTCCTGCACTACACGGCGGCGAAGGCGGCGCTGGAGAACTACAGCCGGGGACTGGCCTCGGAGCTGGCCCCGTTCGGGATCCGGGTGAACACCGTGACTCCCGGCCGGGTCGCCACCCCCGGCGGCGAACTGACGCGGGAGCAGTGGGCGCGTCTGGACCCGTCGCAGGGCCAGAACAACACCACCGTGCCGCTGGGGCGCATCGGTCAGCCCGACGACATCGCCCACGCGGTGCTGTTCCTCATGTCCGACCGGGCGAGCTGGCTGACCGGGAGCAATCTCGTCGTGGACGGCGGTGAATTCCCCAGGGGTTAA
- a CDS encoding M1 family metallopeptidase: MPRSARLVPPAVLLALALTLTACDGSQEGSQDGGRHGGRDGSEGAPGLGDPYFPKAGNGGYDVSHYGLTLAYTPDGDRLTGTAVITARATEDLSAFDLDLAGMEVEKVTVGGRAAEYDRDGQELTVRPPDTLTEGEAFETEVRYSGSPRAITDPDGSKEGWLRTADGALALGEPTGSMAWFPGNHHPSDKASYDVEVTVPKGLTAVSNGELKSERTTADGRRTFTWHTAEPMASYAATLAIGRYTLTRTSTKDGLPVYVAVDPTQTAASRKVLARLPEAMEWAEYNFGPYPFSSTGAIVDRPGDAGYALETQNRPFYPGAPDLVTLVHETAHQWFGDSVTPKSWQDMWLNEGFATYAEWLWTEDEGGATAEQTFTTLYDHGEDEYKDLWSFPPAKPATAAHISDTPVYQRGAMVIHRIRQTVGDDTFYDLVQGWAAAHRHANADTAAFTAYVEKAAPDADFDEIWSDWLYGEGKPPRRP, translated from the coding sequence ATGCCCCGATCCGCGCGCCTTGTCCCGCCCGCCGTGCTCCTGGCCTTAGCCCTGACCCTCACCGCGTGCGACGGCTCGCAAGAGGGCTCGCAGGATGGTGGACGGCACGGTGGGCGGGACGGCTCCGAAGGTGCTCCGGGCCTGGGCGACCCGTACTTCCCGAAGGCGGGCAACGGCGGCTACGACGTCTCCCACTACGGCCTCACCCTCGCCTACACCCCCGACGGCGACCGTCTCACCGGCACCGCCGTCATCACGGCCCGCGCGACCGAGGACCTCTCCGCCTTCGACCTGGACCTGGCGGGCATGGAGGTCGAGAAGGTGACCGTCGGGGGCAGGGCGGCCGAGTACGACCGGGACGGCCAGGAGCTGACCGTCCGCCCGCCCGACACCCTCACCGAGGGCGAGGCCTTCGAGACCGAGGTCCGCTACTCCGGCAGCCCGCGCGCGATCACCGACCCGGACGGCTCGAAGGAGGGCTGGCTGCGCACCGCGGACGGTGCGCTCGCCCTCGGCGAACCGACCGGCTCCATGGCCTGGTTCCCCGGCAACCACCACCCCTCCGACAAGGCGTCGTACGACGTCGAGGTCACGGTCCCGAAGGGCCTGACGGCAGTCTCCAACGGCGAGTTGAAGAGTGAGCGCACGACGGCCGACGGCCGCAGGACCTTCACCTGGCACACCGCGGAGCCGATGGCGAGCTACGCGGCGACACTCGCGATCGGCCGCTACACGCTCACCCGCACGTCTACGAAGGACGGCCTCCCGGTGTACGTAGCGGTCGACCCGACGCAGACGGCCGCGAGTCGCAAGGTACTGGCCCGGCTCCCCGAGGCCATGGAGTGGGCGGAGTACAACTTCGGCCCGTACCCCTTCTCCTCGACCGGCGCGATCGTCGACCGTCCCGGGGACGCCGGCTACGCCCTGGAGACCCAGAACCGTCCCTTCTACCCCGGCGCCCCCGACCTCGTGACCCTCGTCCACGAGACCGCGCACCAGTGGTTCGGCGACTCCGTCACACCGAAGAGCTGGCAGGACATGTGGCTGAACGAGGGCTTCGCGACCTACGCCGAGTGGCTGTGGACGGAGGACGAGGGCGGCGCGACGGCGGAACAGACGTTCACGACCCTGTACGACCACGGCGAGGACGAGTACAAGGACCTGTGGTCCTTCCCACCCGCGAAACCGGCCACCGCCGCCCACATCTCCGACACCCCCGTCTACCAGCGCGGCGCGATGGTGATCCACCGCATCCGCCAGACCGTCGGCGACGACACCTTCTACGACCTCGTCCAGGGCTGGGCCGCCGCCCACCGCCACGCCAACGCGGACACGGCCGCCTTCACGGCGTACGTCGAAAAGGCGGCGCCCGACGCGGACTTCGACGAGATCTGGTCGGACTGGCTGTACGGCGAGGGCAAGCCGCCGCGCCGCCCCTGA
- a CDS encoding pentapeptide repeat-containing protein translates to MARRASGEVRVGAGARVVKGAKRPEVRLPALEPYGGGELEPDGDYDGVEFRELDLAGQDGGGARFMDCALRGCALDETRLRHARFLDSSLTGIRGVGTNLAEATLRDVELVDARLGGTQLYGAVLERVVIRGGKIDYLNLRQARLRDVVFEACVLVEPDFGGARLERVEFIDCALKSADLTAATLTDVDLRGVTELGIAGGVDRLSGAVISTAQLLDLAPVLAGELGIRVEG, encoded by the coding sequence ATGGCGAGGCGAGCGAGTGGTGAGGTCAGGGTCGGGGCGGGGGCCAGGGTGGTGAAGGGCGCGAAGCGTCCGGAGGTGCGGCTGCCCGCGCTGGAGCCGTACGGGGGCGGGGAGCTGGAGCCCGACGGGGACTACGACGGTGTGGAGTTCCGCGAGCTGGACCTCGCCGGGCAGGACGGCGGGGGCGCCCGTTTCATGGACTGCGCCCTGAGAGGCTGCGCGCTGGACGAGACCCGGTTGCGTCACGCCCGCTTCCTCGACTCGTCCCTCACCGGCATCCGGGGCGTCGGCACGAACCTGGCGGAGGCTACCCTGCGGGACGTCGAGCTGGTCGACGCCCGGCTGGGCGGTACGCAGTTGTACGGCGCCGTCCTGGAACGGGTGGTGATCCGCGGCGGCAAGATCGACTACCTGAACCTGCGCCAGGCGCGGCTGCGGGACGTCGTCTTCGAGGCCTGCGTCCTGGTCGAACCGGACTTCGGCGGCGCCCGCCTGGAACGCGTCGAGTTCATCGACTGCGCCCTGAAGTCCGCCGACCTCACCGCGGCGACCCTGACGGACGTGGACCTGCGCGGAGTGACGGAACTGGGCATCGCGGGCGGTGTGGACCGCCTGTCGGGCGCGGTGATCAGCACGGCCCAACTCCTGGACCTGGCACCGGTGTTGGCGGGGGAGCTGGGGATCAGGGTGGAGGGCTGA
- a CDS encoding NUDIX hydrolase: MRLDPLPLSPGLGNPAPLLAELTALHASHHSFHVLCGGIRPEQVVVALAEEVANPGVEVLVARSEGRLVGVVVVALGRHPDPAEPEPEPEPEPEPEPARPDRAEPGPRIKLLIVDASVQGQGQGYGRGIVALVEERFRADGCGELLRDRQAGRVAVVDPGGAVLLFRYYNVEDGVHWALPGGGLEEGESPREGALRELGEETGWTDLEPGPLLFTWEHDFVRAGILVRQHDHIYVTAGPRREPAGADLAAAHASDGILGWRWWTRAELAEEAGSVWPSGLARLLDAWEADTGR; the protein is encoded by the coding sequence ATGCGCCTCGATCCCCTTCCCCTCAGTCCCGGCCTCGGCAACCCCGCCCCGCTCCTCGCCGAACTCACCGCCCTCCATGCCTCCCACCACTCGTTTCACGTCCTCTGCGGTGGCATTCGGCCGGAGCAGGTGGTGGTAGCGCTTGCGGAGGAGGTCGCGAATCCGGGTGTCGAGGTGTTGGTCGCGCGGAGTGAGGGGCGGCTCGTCGGGGTGGTGGTGGTCGCCCTCGGTCGGCATCCCGATCCGGCCGAACCCGAGCCCGAGCCCGAGCCCGAACCCGAACCCGAACCCGCCCGTCCCGATCGCGCCGAGCCCGGCCCCCGGATCAAGTTGCTCATCGTCGATGCGAGTGTGCAGGGACAGGGGCAGGGGTACGGGCGGGGGATCGTCGCGTTGGTCGAGGAGCGGTTTCGGGCTGACGGGTGTGGGGAATTGCTGCGGGACCGTCAGGCCGGGCGGGTGGCCGTCGTCGATCCCGGCGGGGCCGTTCTGCTCTTCCGGTACTACAACGTCGAGGACGGCGTGCACTGGGCGTTGCCCGGGGGTGGGCTGGAGGAGGGGGAGTCGCCGCGCGAGGGCGCCCTGCGGGAGCTGGGCGAGGAGACCGGGTGGACGGATCTGGAGCCCGGGCCGCTGCTGTTCACCTGGGAGCACGATTTCGTGCGCGCCGGCATCCTCGTCCGGCAGCACGATCACATCTACGTCACCGCCGGGCCGCGCCGTGAGCCCGCCGGGGCCGACCTCGCGGCCGCCCACGCCTCGGACGGCATCCTCGGCTGGCGCTGGTGGACGCGTGCGGAGCTCGCCGAGGAGGCGGGGTCGGTGTGGCCGTCCGGTCTTGCCCGGCTGCTCGACGCGTGGGAGGCGGACACCGGGCGGTGA
- a CDS encoding putative quinol monooxygenase, which yields MISIVTKWWHVEGRREEAITALRELVLQTEKYEPDTYMYCLHTSIVEGSLPPPTDNEIIFLGAWKDRQAFDDHRTGPVFTTWLDTNLDLFVQNGGKLYVSAEFADRFAGFIRPEAVG from the coding sequence GTGATCTCCATCGTCACGAAGTGGTGGCACGTCGAGGGCAGGCGGGAGGAGGCGATCACCGCGCTGCGCGAACTGGTCCTGCAGACCGAGAAGTACGAGCCCGACACCTACATGTACTGCCTGCACACCTCGATCGTGGAGGGCTCGCTCCCGCCGCCCACGGACAACGAGATCATCTTCCTCGGCGCCTGGAAGGACCGCCAGGCCTTCGACGACCACCGCACCGGCCCGGTCTTCACGACCTGGCTGGACACCAACCTCGACCTGTTCGTGCAGAACGGCGGCAAGCTCTACGTCAGCGCGGAGTTCGCCGACCGCTTCGCGGGCTTCATCCGCCCGGAAGCCGTCGGCTGA
- a CDS encoding MFS transporter, which translates to MSVTRTGEPSADTEPDPRRWWGLVIIALAQLMVVLDATIVNIALPSAQQDLGMSDANRQWVITAYTLAFGGLLLLGGRVADLLGRKRTFIFGLIGFAAASALGGAAVNPGMLFGARALQGVFAAVLAPSALSLLTTTFTDPRERGKAFGIYGALAGSGAALGFIVGGLLTEYLNWRWCLYVNVPIAVVAVFGAFALLHDRPGHAGARLDVPGVVLGCGGLVAIVYGFSEAQPRGWSDPVVLGLLVGGVALLTVFVWWQTKARVPLLPLHIVRDRNRAGCFLTMGLAVIGMFGLFLFMTYYLQVILGYSPVKTGLAFLPLTLAIITGSTQISARLMNRVAPRMLMVPGMLLASGGMVILTQITVHSSYTTEILPALLLMGLGMGLTFMPVFATATAGVAPYDAGVTSATVNTSQQVGGSIGTSLLNTIATTSSTAYIAAHLTGSGTAARKAQVAAEGTVHGYTVAIWWAAGIMLLAGLVAGLMVTAKPPRHDVPARAPVPEPAT; encoded by the coding sequence ATGAGTGTCACCCGGACAGGTGAACCCTCCGCCGACACCGAACCCGATCCCCGCCGCTGGTGGGGCCTCGTGATCATCGCCCTCGCCCAGCTCATGGTCGTCCTGGACGCGACGATCGTGAACATCGCGCTGCCTTCCGCGCAACAGGACCTGGGCATGTCCGACGCCAACCGCCAGTGGGTGATCACCGCCTACACCCTCGCCTTCGGCGGCCTGCTGCTGCTCGGCGGCCGGGTCGCCGACCTGCTGGGACGCAAGCGCACGTTCATTTTCGGGCTGATCGGCTTCGCCGCCGCGTCCGCGCTCGGCGGAGCGGCCGTCAACCCGGGCATGCTGTTCGGCGCCCGCGCCCTCCAGGGCGTCTTCGCGGCCGTGCTCGCGCCTTCGGCGCTGAGCCTCCTGACGACGACGTTCACCGACCCCAGAGAACGCGGCAAGGCCTTCGGCATCTACGGCGCGCTCGCCGGCAGCGGCGCCGCGCTCGGCTTCATCGTCGGCGGTCTGCTGACGGAGTACCTGAACTGGCGCTGGTGCCTGTACGTGAACGTGCCCATCGCCGTCGTGGCCGTCTTCGGCGCGTTCGCCCTGCTGCACGACCGGCCCGGCCACGCGGGCGCCCGCCTCGACGTGCCCGGCGTGGTGCTGGGCTGCGGCGGCCTGGTCGCGATCGTCTACGGCTTCAGCGAGGCGCAGCCGCGCGGCTGGAGCGATCCCGTGGTGCTGGGGCTCCTGGTGGGCGGGGTGGCGCTGCTCACCGTGTTCGTCTGGTGGCAGACCAAGGCCCGGGTGCCGCTGCTGCCGCTGCACATCGTCAGGGACCGCAACCGCGCGGGCTGCTTCCTGACCATGGGCCTGGCCGTCATCGGCATGTTCGGCCTGTTCCTGTTCATGACCTACTACCTCCAGGTCATCCTCGGCTACTCCCCCGTGAAGACGGGCCTCGCCTTCCTCCCCCTCACCCTCGCGATCATCACCGGCTCCACCCAGATCTCGGCGCGGCTGATGAACCGTGTGGCGCCGCGCATGCTGATGGTGCCGGGCATGCTCCTCGCCTCGGGCGGCATGGTGATCCTCACGCAGATCACGGTGCACTCCTCCTACACCACCGAGATCCTGCCCGCGCTGCTCCTGATGGGCCTCGGCATGGGCCTGACCTTCATGCCGGTCTTCGCCACGGCCACCGCCGGGGTCGCCCCGTACGACGCCGGCGTCACCTCCGCCACCGTCAACACCTCGCAGCAGGTGGGCGGCTCCATCGGCACGTCCCTGCTCAACACGATCGCCACCACCAGCAGCACCGCATACATCGCGGCCCATCTGACCGGCTCCGGCACCGCCGCCCGCAAGGCCCAGGTCGCGGCGGAGGGCACGGTGCACGGCTACACGGTCGCCATCTGGTGGGCCGCCGGCATCATGCTGCTGGCCGGCCTGGTCGCGGGCCTGATGGTCACGGCCAAACCCCCGAGACACGACGTCCCGGCCAGGGCCCCCGTACCGGAACCGGCGACCTGA